Within the Desulfurella sp. genome, the region GCAGTATTGATAATATACACATAATCTCTAAAAATACAACTATAGCGGGAATGAAAATTATCATCAGCAAAAAACGCTTTTTTAATCCGTATATCTAATGGCAATAATGCATTTAAGGCACGTTTTAATACTTCTAAATTAAATGATTTTGAAGCTTCAAAATCTACTACCTGAGATAATGCATGGACACCGGTGTCGGTCCTACCTGCATAATTTATGCGAATGTCACTGCCGAAAATACGCGTTAGTGCCTCTTCAAGACTTTGCTGGATGGTAGGCTTATCTTTTTGCCTTTGCATCCCAAAATAATTCGTGCCATCGTATGAAACCTTCAGTTTATAGCGAATATATTAACCCCCAACCATAATCTTTGGTATTCTAAGCGTTGGTTCACCGTCCGTAACAGGCACGCCCTGGGAATTTTTGCCACATGTGCCCACTTCTGTTCCAAAATCATCACCAACCATATCAATTTCCTGTAAAATTTTTGGGCCATTTCCAATAAGTGTAGCTCCTCTAACCATATGCTTGATTTTACCTTTTTCTATTAAGTAACCTTCTGATACTTCAAAAACAAAATCGCCTGTTACTGGATTTACCTGACCACCGCCCATCTTTTTAACCAACAAACCATAATCTATGCTGTTTATTATCATTTCTCTATTATCGTTTCCTGGTAAAATGTACGTATTTGACATACGCGGTATTGGTATATATGCATAGGATTGCCTACGCGCGCTTCCATTTGAAAGTCTATTGTTTGCTTTAGCATACATTTTATCAAACATATAATCATTTAAAATACCGTTTTTAATGAGCAATTTTCGCATACCACGCGTACCTTCATCATCGTAAACAAACGAGCCTCTTGCTTTTTCAACACATGCATCGTCCACTACACTGATTTTTTCATTAGCTACCTTCATTCCCAATTTTGATTTATAAACACTCATTGATTCAAATACAAGATCAGCTTCTAAACCATGACCAACCGCTTCATGTATCATTGTACCGCCTGCACTTGAATCCAATACAACACTCATAACCTGTGGCTCAAGACGCGGACTTTTAAGTAATTCTTCTAATTTTTCTACCATTTCTTGCGTTAATATTTCAAAATTAATACCTTCTAAAAACTCAAAACCACCCATAGCTGAAAGCGGTTTTCTGATTGTTTGTAATATGTTATCAAGTTTTGCAACAAGTTCAATATACAAAAGTGTATAAGTTCGCTTTTCTTGGAGTACGCGTCCTTCTTCGTTTAAAATATTTATTTGTTTTAGTTTGTCTGAATAAGTAACGCTTGCTTGTATAATATATGGACTTTTGTAGGCAACGTTATTTACTGTATCTATTATATTTTTAACCATATCAAGGTCTGCAGGGTAACCCTTATAAGAATAAATACTCATCTGTGGCATCTCTATTATGTTGATGCCTTCTTTAGGATTTGCTACTTCACATATAAACTTTGTCTTTTCATAAA harbors:
- a CDS encoding TldD/PmbA family protein, producing the protein MYEDSFRLFKGSGFDFFDIYLEDSFTRTIESKNKQIENVNFSTDKGVGIRGVKDFSVLFASTNDTSEKSVYEKTKFICEVANPKEGINIIEMPQMSIYSYKGYPADLDMVKNIIDTVNNVAYKSPYIIQASVTYSDKLKQINILNEEGRVLQEKRTYTLLYIELVAKLDNILQTIRKPLSAMGGFEFLEGINFEILTQEMVEKLEELLKSPRLEPQVMSVVLDSSAGGTMIHEAVGHGLEADLVFESMSVYKSKLGMKVANEKISVVDDACVEKARGSFVYDDEGTRGMRKLLIKNGILNDYMFDKMYAKANNRLSNGSARRQSYAYIPIPRMSNTYILPGNDNREMIINSIDYGLLVKKMGGGQVNPVTGDFVFEVSEGYLIEKGKIKHMVRGATLIGNGPKILQEIDMVGDDFGTEVGTCGKNSQGVPVTDGEPTLRIPKIMVGG